Below is a window of Candidatus Hydrogenedens sp. DNA.
CCAACAGCTTTCCGTAACAGTTGAACATCCTCAACAGTGGCTCCTTTTATTCCGTATCCAGTTGAAGTTTTCACAAATGAGGCTCCTGTGCGTATTGCCATTTCACAAACCGCTACTTTCTCATCAGTACTTAAATAACTTGTTTCTAAGATAACTTTTACGGGTACATTTTTAGCTGTTTTTACAATGGCTGCAATCTCTTTTTCTACATAGGCTGTATAGCCTGATTTAAGAGCACCAATATTAATGACCATATCAATTTCTTGTGCCCCATTGCGGATAGCTTCTTCTGTTTCGAGTACTTTAACATGTGCTGTTGTGGCACCAAGAGGGAAACCTATACAAACGTCGACTTTTATTGGGGTATCCTTTAACAACTGAGCACATAATTTTGTCCATGTTGGATTAACACTTACAGAACAGAAATTATTTTCTTTTGCTTCTTCACAAAGGATTCGAATTTCATCCTCTGTAGCATGGGGTCGAAGTAAAGTATGATCTATCATTTTTGCTAATTCGTGTCTTTTAATAACCATATCTAAATCTATTTCCTATTTAGTTGTATATTATAATCTCAACACACTGAAACCGCCACTAATTTCAAAAATAGAACCTGTCGCATAATCAA
It encodes the following:
- the deoC gene encoding deoxyribose-phosphate aldolase; its protein translation is MVIKRHELAKMIDHTLLRPHATEDEIRILCEEAKENNFCSVSVNPTWTKLCAQLLKDTPIKVDVCIGFPLGATTAHVKVLETEEAIRNGAQEIDMVINIGALKSGYTAYVEKEIAAIVKTAKNVPVKVILETSYLSTDEKVAVCEMAIRTGASFVKTSTGYGIKGATVEDVQLLRKAVGNLLGVKAAGGIRTYGEAVTMIEAGANRIGTSTSLDILQDAPL